A DNA window from Dehalococcoidia bacterium contains the following coding sequences:
- the argJ gene encoding bifunctional glutamate N-acetyltransferase/amino-acid acetyltransferase ArgJ — MARTTARSGIEEIQRGSISSPQGFVAGAVYAGIKTYGENKLDVGIVASTRPATCAAMFTRSKVRSAAVMVSEMHARRGSARAIIVNAGISNVATGADGIRDATEMAELVAGKLGINRRDVIVGSTGIIGHPLPMAKIRDAAARIELRADGGHEFARAILTTDTHAKEIAVRFRANRQDYILAGCAKGSGMIHPDMATMFCFMTTDAPVQQRYLRTVLTDAIDDSLNMISVDGDTSTSDTTAVIANGAAGGPPIDPASLGASAFEAALRHVCTALARMLARDGEGAQKLIEVQVEGAASDKDARAAARTVTASPLVKSAVHGNDPNWGRVLMAVGRSGARINVDRASVWLGEARVFDGLPVKFDARAVSRYLRNEEVLIRVHLGAGAATATAWGCDLTPEYVHINSDYTT, encoded by the coding sequence GTGGCCCGCACGACCGCTCGAAGCGGCATTGAGGAAATCCAGCGCGGCAGCATTAGCAGTCCGCAGGGGTTCGTCGCCGGCGCCGTCTACGCCGGTATCAAGACGTACGGTGAAAACAAGCTCGACGTCGGCATCGTCGCTTCGACGCGGCCGGCGACGTGCGCCGCCATGTTCACGCGCAGCAAAGTGCGCTCCGCCGCCGTCATGGTGTCGGAGATGCACGCGCGGCGCGGCTCCGCGCGCGCGATCATCGTCAATGCGGGCATCTCGAACGTCGCGACCGGCGCCGACGGCATCCGTGACGCCACCGAGATGGCCGAACTCGTTGCCGGCAAACTGGGCATCAACAGGCGCGATGTGATCGTCGGCAGCACGGGCATCATTGGCCACCCGCTGCCCATGGCGAAGATCCGCGACGCCGCCGCTCGCATCGAGTTGCGCGCGGACGGCGGTCATGAGTTCGCCCGCGCCATCCTGACGACCGACACGCACGCGAAGGAGATCGCCGTCCGCTTTCGCGCCAATCGGCAAGACTACATCCTCGCCGGCTGCGCGAAGGGCTCGGGCATGATCCACCCCGACATGGCGACCATGTTCTGCTTCATGACAACCGACGCGCCGGTGCAGCAGCGGTACCTCCGCACGGTGCTCACGGATGCCATCGACGACTCGCTGAACATGATCAGCGTCGACGGCGACACGAGCACCAGCGACACGACGGCCGTCATCGCGAATGGCGCAGCGGGCGGCCCGCCGATCGACCCTGCAAGCCTCGGCGCGTCCGCCTTCGAAGCAGCCCTCCGTCATGTGTGCACCGCGCTCGCACGCATGCTCGCGCGCGACGGCGAGGGCGCGCAAAAGCTCATCGAAGTGCAGGTCGAGGGCGCCGCGAGCGACAAGGACGCACGCGCCGCGGCGCGCACCGTGACGGCGTCCCCCCTGGTCAAGTCGGCGGTGCACGGCAACGACCCGAACTGGGGCCGCGTGCTCATGGCCGTCGGCCGCAGCGGCGCCCGCATCAACGTCGATCGCGCGTCGGTCTGGCTGGGGGAGGCGCGCGTCTTCGACGGCCTGCCCGTCAAGTTCGACGCACGCGCCGTCAGCCGCTATCTTCGCAACGAAGAGGTGCTCATCCGCGTCCATCTGGGCGCCGGAGCCGCGACCGCGACCGCGTGGGGTTGTGACCTCACGCCTGAGTACGTGCACATCAACAGTGACTACACAACCTGA
- the argB gene encoding acetylglutamate kinase, which yields MTTQPDPEPAPVAGVEPAIVVKLGGSTLGAHDTSLRDIADARRKGRRIVVVHGGGATISAWLERAGVQARFVGGLRVTDAATLEIVVAVLAGVVNKQLVAELAGLGAPAIGLSGADSLILQARPYDEALGFVGKIHRVNPYPIEELLRLGYLPVIAPIAIDTGDATKPQLLNTNADTAAGEIAAALGAGMLVFLTDVEGVLDDAKRLLPRLAIDDAKSLIASGVAAGGMIPKIEAAVRASTAGAATRIVNGTSAGALASVLAGNGGGTTIGG from the coding sequence GTGACTACACAACCTGACCCCGAACCCGCTCCTGTCGCTGGTGTTGAACCGGCGATCGTCGTCAAGCTCGGCGGCTCGACACTCGGCGCGCACGATACGTCGCTCCGCGACATCGCGGACGCGCGCCGCAAGGGCCGCCGGATCGTCGTCGTACACGGCGGCGGCGCTACGATCTCGGCGTGGCTCGAGCGCGCCGGCGTCCAGGCGCGTTTCGTAGGGGGACTGCGCGTCACCGATGCGGCGACGCTGGAGATCGTGGTCGCCGTGCTGGCGGGCGTGGTGAACAAGCAACTCGTCGCCGAGCTCGCGGGGCTCGGCGCGCCCGCGATCGGCCTCAGCGGCGCCGACAGCCTGATCCTGCAGGCCCGCCCGTACGATGAAGCGCTCGGGTTCGTCGGCAAAATCCACCGCGTGAATCCGTATCCGATCGAGGAACTGTTGCGCCTGGGCTACTTGCCGGTGATCGCGCCGATCGCAATCGACACCGGCGACGCGACGAAGCCGCAACTCTTGAACACGAACGCGGACACGGCGGCCGGCGAGATCGCGGCGGCGCTCGGCGCCGGCATGCTCGTCTTCCTGACCGACGTCGAAGGCGTGCTGGACGACGCGAAGCGCCTGCTCCCGCGCCTGGCGATCGACGACGCGAAGTCGCTGATCGCGTCGGGGGTCGCTGCGGGCGGCATGATCCCGAAGATCGAAGCGGCGGTGCGCGCATCGACGGCGGGCGCCGCGACGCGCATCGTCAACGGCACGTCGGCGGGCGCGCTCGCAAGCGTGCTCGCCGGCAACGGCGGCGGCACGACGATCGGGGGGTGA
- a CDS encoding cytochrome P450 — MPYATFAELRREAPVFWQTEPNGPGYWALTKYEDVVTVSNDNLLFSSYMGGTNLEDASPDGLALVRTMMVNMDPPQHTKYRRLVSTGFTPKMIAALEPHVREITRQIVDDVGGRGACDFVTDIAARLPLHVIAEMMGVPQDMHQQVFDWSNRLIGFDDPEYTNSQEQAQQAAAQMFMYANGLALDRKANPRDDLVSVLINAEVEGERLTEADFDGFFLLLAVAGNETTRNLMSGAIVALMEHPEQRQRLIDDPSLMPLAVEEFLRWVSPLIYFRRTASRDTEIRGQQIRAGEKVAMYYPSANRDEAIFERGDEFDVGRTPNPHLAFGGGGNHFCLGASLARLEIRCMFDELLTRLPDMELAGDVSRLRSNFINGIKHIPVRYTPA; from the coding sequence ATGCCGTATGCCACGTTCGCGGAGCTGCGCCGCGAAGCGCCGGTGTTCTGGCAGACGGAACCGAATGGCCCGGGCTACTGGGCACTGACGAAGTACGAAGACGTCGTCACCGTGTCGAACGATAACCTGCTGTTCTCGTCATATATGGGCGGCACGAACCTGGAGGACGCCAGCCCCGACGGCCTGGCCCTGGTGCGGACGATGATGGTCAACATGGACCCGCCGCAGCACACGAAGTACCGGCGTCTCGTCAGCACGGGCTTCACGCCGAAGATGATCGCCGCGCTCGAGCCGCACGTGCGCGAGATCACGCGGCAGATCGTCGATGACGTCGGAGGGCGTGGCGCATGCGACTTCGTGACGGATATCGCGGCGCGCCTGCCGCTGCACGTGATCGCGGAGATGATGGGCGTGCCGCAGGACATGCATCAGCAGGTCTTCGACTGGAGCAACCGGCTAATCGGCTTCGACGATCCGGAGTACACCAACTCCCAGGAGCAGGCGCAGCAGGCGGCGGCGCAGATGTTCATGTACGCGAACGGGCTGGCGCTCGACCGTAAGGCGAACCCGCGGGACGACCTGGTGAGCGTGCTGATCAACGCGGAGGTCGAAGGCGAACGTCTCACCGAGGCCGACTTCGACGGCTTCTTCCTGTTGCTCGCGGTCGCCGGCAACGAGACGACGCGCAACCTGATGTCAGGCGCGATCGTCGCGCTGATGGAGCACCCGGAACAACGCCAGCGCCTGATCGACGATCCGTCGCTCATGCCGCTGGCGGTCGAGGAGTTCTTGCGCTGGGTGTCGCCGCTGATCTACTTCCGGCGCACCGCTTCGCGCGACACCGAGATCCGCGGCCAGCAGATCCGCGCCGGCGAGAAGGTCGCGATGTACTATCCGTCGGCCAATCGCGACGAAGCGATCTTCGAGCGCGGCGATGAGTTCGATGTCGGGCGGACGCCGAACCCGCACCTGGCGTTCGGCGGCGGCGGCAACCACTTCTGTCTCGGCGCCAGCCTCGCGCGTCTGGAGATCCGCTGCATGTTCGATGAGTTGCTGACGCGGCTCCCGGACATGGAACTGGCGGGCGACGTGTCGCGGCTGCGGTCGAACTTCATCAACGGCATCAAGCACATCCCGGTGCGGTACACGCCGGCGTAG
- a CDS encoding TetR family transcriptional regulator, whose product MTAARTGAVAVSTREAILDAAEQRFADDGYAGASVRDIARDVGLRNQASLYHYFESKEALYEAVLARGVGALLPLWQAAGLAIDASADGERTSAMGAYLDRVFDYLVEHRHLARLIERAGLDEDRFVAGAVPRLLRPLYLQGVDVLRGVGASWQPSQLPHLAAGLFHLIFGYFANASLLHAVLDEDPHSPQMLEHQRTFLKAAVARLLDGDINSPAKTRLVREQGAPK is encoded by the coding sequence ATGACCGCGGCGCGTACAGGAGCCGTCGCTGTCTCGACGCGCGAGGCGATCCTGGACGCGGCCGAGCAGCGCTTCGCGGACGATGGCTACGCCGGCGCGTCGGTGCGCGACATCGCGCGCGACGTCGGCCTGCGCAACCAGGCGAGCCTGTATCACTACTTCGAGAGCAAAGAGGCGCTGTACGAGGCGGTGTTGGCCCGCGGGGTCGGCGCCCTGCTGCCTCTCTGGCAGGCCGCCGGCCTGGCGATCGATGCATCCGCCGATGGTGAACGCACCAGCGCGATGGGAGCGTACCTCGATCGCGTCTTCGACTATCTCGTCGAACACCGGCACCTGGCGCGGCTCATCGAGCGCGCGGGCCTCGACGAGGACCGGTTCGTTGCCGGAGCGGTGCCGCGACTGCTGCGGCCCCTCTACCTGCAGGGCGTCGACGTCCTGCGTGGGGTCGGTGCGTCCTGGCAGCCATCGCAGTTACCGCATCTCGCCGCCGGGCTGTTTCACCTGATCTTCGGCTACTTCGCCAACGCATCGCTGTTGCACGCGGTGCTTGATGAAGACCCGCACAGCCCGCAGATGCTGGAGCATCAGCGGACGTTCCTGAAAGCCGCCGTCGCGCGCCTGCTCGATGGCGATATCAATAGCCCCGCGAAGACGCGCCTCGTGCGCGAGCAAGGAGCACCGAAGTGA
- a CDS encoding aminoglycoside phosphotransferase family protein has product MDAHRRSPMTLPPIEALLGASADAIEPLIDYGYRGAWRVRVRGDAFMVKSDTREHFQRAEVDAQLHAGNAGVPVPEIIAFVERPVPTVAMRWVDGVALRGMDHAEAWRDAGRVLRLIHRTDDQRLIREPWADLVLRWLADGLRYLVEHRGLAPGEADDAMRHAEALRALLGDQTLTWLHGDCQADHVLIDPATLRVVAVVDWSDAAQGDPVMDFAVLSLFADHALPHLLDGYDASAGFRDHLASTLLLYRALRGVGVVRWLDEHGFRSGEWPIHAVRAFARSTSS; this is encoded by the coding sequence ATGGACGCCCACCGTCGCTCGCCGATGACACTGCCGCCGATCGAAGCGCTGCTCGGCGCCTCGGCGGATGCGATCGAACCGCTGATCGATTACGGCTACCGCGGTGCATGGCGCGTGCGCGTGCGTGGCGATGCGTTCATGGTGAAGTCGGACACGCGCGAGCACTTTCAACGCGCCGAGGTCGACGCACAACTGCACGCGGGCAATGCCGGCGTGCCGGTGCCGGAGATCATCGCGTTCGTCGAGCGGCCGGTGCCGACGGTGGCCATGCGGTGGGTCGATGGCGTAGCGCTGCGCGGGATGGATCACGCGGAGGCGTGGCGCGACGCCGGCCGCGTGCTGCGCCTCATTCACCGTACGGACGACCAGCGTCTTATCCGTGAGCCGTGGGCGGATCTCGTGCTGCGCTGGCTGGCAGACGGTCTTCGGTACCTAGTGGAACATCGCGGGTTGGCGCCCGGCGAGGCCGATGACGCCATGCGCCACGCCGAAGCTCTGCGCGCATTGCTCGGCGACCAAACGCTTACATGGCTGCACGGCGATTGCCAGGCCGACCATGTACTCATCGATCCGGCGACGCTCCGCGTAGTTGCCGTCGTCGACTGGTCTGACGCCGCGCAGGGCGACCCGGTCATGGACTTCGCCGTCCTCTCGCTGTTCGCGGACCATGCGCTGCCGCATCTGCTCGACGGTTACGACGCGTCCGCGGGGTTCCGCGATCACCTGGCGTCGACGTTGCTGCTGTATCGGGCGCTGCGGGGCGTCGGCGTGGTGCGCTGGCTCGACGAGCACGGCTTCCGGTCCGGGGAGTGGCCGATCCATGCCGTGCGGGCGTTCGCGCGGTCTACGAGCAGTTGA
- a CDS encoding SDR family NAD(P)-dependent oxidoreductase — protein sequence MGDRLAGKVAIVTGGGRGIGRGECLALAAEGARIVVNDFGGSAAGTGGAKGPADEVVEEVKKMGSDAVANYDNVADFASGDRMVQQALDTFGQLDIVVNNAGILRDKMIFNMSEEEWDIVLNVHLKGHFNLSKHAAVVMRQQRSGVFVHTASESGLGNRGQGNYAAAKEGIVGLSRTIARDMGGYGVRSNAIRPRAGTRLVISDEMREAAQRGGAAGMQGFQALEAFGKANPPDAIGPFVTWLCTDAAANVNGRDFMVSGPLIGLYSLPEVVKRTTNEPGHVWSVDELDGAMPEVVGDLVNQWPKKEEKRA from the coding sequence GTGGGTGACAGACTGGCGGGCAAGGTCGCGATCGTGACCGGCGGCGGGCGCGGCATCGGCCGTGGCGAGTGCCTGGCGCTGGCGGCGGAAGGCGCGCGGATCGTCGTCAACGATTTCGGCGGCTCCGCGGCCGGCACCGGCGGCGCGAAAGGCCCCGCCGACGAGGTCGTCGAAGAAGTCAAGAAGATGGGCAGCGACGCCGTCGCGAACTACGACAACGTCGCCGACTTCGCGTCGGGCGACCGCATGGTGCAGCAGGCGCTCGATACGTTCGGGCAGCTCGATATCGTCGTCAACAACGCGGGCATCCTGCGCGACAAGATGATCTTCAACATGTCGGAAGAAGAGTGGGACATCGTCCTCAACGTGCACCTGAAGGGGCACTTCAACCTGAGCAAGCACGCCGCGGTCGTCATGCGCCAGCAGCGTAGCGGCGTCTTCGTACACACGGCGTCTGAGTCCGGGCTCGGCAACCGCGGCCAGGGCAACTACGCGGCTGCGAAGGAAGGCATCGTCGGGCTGTCGCGCACGATCGCGCGTGACATGGGCGGCTACGGCGTGCGCTCGAACGCCATCCGCCCGCGCGCCGGCACTCGCCTTGTGATCAGCGACGAGATGCGCGAAGCGGCGCAGCGCGGCGGCGCCGCCGGCATGCAGGGCTTCCAGGCGCTCGAGGCGTTCGGCAAGGCGAACCCGCCCGACGCCATCGGCCCCTTCGTCACGTGGCTCTGCACCGATGCTGCGGCGAACGTCAACGGCCGCGACTTCATGGTAAGCGGCCCGCTGATCGGCCTGTACAGCCTGCCCGAGGTGGTCAAGCGGACGACGAACGAACCGGGCCACGTGTGGTCGGTGGACGAACTCGACGGCGCGATGCCCGAAGTCGTCGGCGACCTCGTCAACCAGTGGCCGAAGAAGGAAGAGAAGCGCGCCTGA
- a CDS encoding VWA domain-containing protein produces the protein MDDLRFAAPWALWLLAVIPPIAWLAFPRRGSGSVRMGSLASAAGLPRTWRVRLEPGLILLRIAAIALLVVAVARPQQGEAASEAQGEGIDIVLAFDVSASMTQPFGQGRTRLDAAKDVLSRFIGGRTNDRVALVAFQGSTITLSPLTDDYAAVDESVQGADQVRLADGTAIGTAIGESVNVLRGSSAVSRIVILMTDGESNAGEIAPLAAARIAERLGARVYTIGVVSRIGMSQQSSLNVDERSLQEIADVTGATYNRAEDPAALAQIYQRIDELEKSRFEAQAFTRYDDIAPYFLAAAGALFALEFVLRCTAFRRLV, from the coding sequence ATGGATGATCTCCGCTTCGCGGCGCCCTGGGCGCTGTGGCTGCTCGCGGTCATACCGCCGATCGCCTGGCTGGCGTTTCCGCGCCGCGGCAGCGGCAGCGTCCGCATGGGCTCGCTCGCATCCGCCGCCGGTCTGCCCCGGACCTGGCGCGTGCGACTAGAGCCGGGATTGATCTTGCTGCGCATCGCCGCCATCGCGTTGCTCGTGGTGGCCGTGGCGCGGCCACAGCAAGGCGAAGCAGCATCCGAGGCGCAGGGCGAGGGCATCGATATCGTGCTCGCGTTCGACGTCTCGGCGAGCATGACGCAGCCCTTCGGACAGGGCCGCACACGGCTCGACGCGGCGAAAGACGTGCTTTCGCGTTTCATCGGCGGCCGCACGAACGACCGCGTCGCGCTCGTGGCGTTCCAGGGCTCCACCATCACGCTCAGCCCGCTGACGGACGACTACGCCGCCGTCGACGAGTCCGTGCAAGGCGCGGACCAGGTGCGCCTCGCCGACGGCACGGCGATCGGCACGGCGATCGGCGAGTCCGTGAACGTCCTGCGTGGCTCGAGCGCCGTCAGCCGCATCGTCATTCTCATGACCGACGGCGAGAGCAACGCGGGGGAGATCGCGCCGCTCGCCGCCGCCCGCATCGCGGAGCGTCTCGGCGCGCGCGTCTACACCATCGGCGTCGTCAGCCGCATCGGGATGAGTCAGCAATCGTCGCTGAACGTCGACGAGCGTTCGCTTCAGGAGATCGCCGACGTTACCGGCGCCACATACAACCGCGCTGAGGATCCGGCGGCGCTCGCGCAGATCTACCAGCGCATCGATGAACTGGAGAAGTCACGCTTCGAAGCGCAGGCCTTCACTCGCTACGACGACATCGCGCCCTATTTCCTGGCGGCGGCGGGGGCCCTGTTCGCGCTGGAGTTCGTGCTGCGGTGTACCGCCTTCCGGAGGTTGGTGTGA
- a CDS encoding VWA domain-containing protein, whose protein sequence is MSFGAPGYLWFLLLVPLTVVVLFAWLAWRSHAQRSFGVLSAALVLTIVAPALMIAAIAIATLAAARPQIGEKGVLTEDRGIDLVIVLDVSQSMYATDAEPSRIGRAQAEIIALLDRMQGDRVGLVLFAGRPFVRSPLTSDLISLSRLVEGVHEERALVPAGSDLGTAIRRGREVVERGDAETKALLVISDGEDHGSSISGAVNEARDAGVRLYSAGVGTEAGAAVLDTDPATGAATPRIDREGVPVITRLDPLSLRLMAESGGGEYIELAGAGLPLTGLASELAALDATTFASEVRPERIDRFVVFAWAALAVALAATVVPAIATWRRGATGATPWRRLWPLAGAGMLIGAVCASDVVELNRRGNERYADADYAGAIDVYRTAEALDPEQRELFHNASNALHQAERINEAIDEAKRGLPADDDALAAKIEYALGNHYVAAERLQEALEAYKRSLLADPDDDDAKHNLEVIARQLAETPSPTPTPEAPQIEVTPTPGAGDEDPSGSGDGGAGTPQAGDPGDDNATPDANASPQPSGDSQLTPEQLQQALDEALRGIDEDFTVEEALRALDLLEQQNRRQLEARQESAGGAPDY, encoded by the coding sequence GTGAGCTTTGGCGCGCCGGGTTACCTGTGGTTCCTCCTCCTTGTGCCGCTCACGGTCGTGGTGTTGTTCGCGTGGCTGGCGTGGCGATCGCACGCGCAGCGCAGTTTCGGCGTCCTGTCGGCGGCGCTCGTCCTGACGATCGTCGCGCCGGCGTTGATGATCGCGGCGATCGCGATCGCGACGCTCGCGGCGGCGCGCCCGCAGATCGGCGAGAAGGGCGTGTTGACCGAGGACCGCGGCATTGACCTGGTGATCGTGCTCGACGTGTCGCAGAGCATGTACGCGACCGACGCCGAACCTTCGCGCATCGGCCGCGCGCAAGCCGAGATCATCGCGCTCCTCGACCGCATGCAGGGCGACCGCGTGGGGCTCGTGCTGTTCGCAGGGCGGCCATTCGTGCGCTCGCCGCTGACGTCGGACCTGATATCCCTCTCGCGGCTCGTCGAAGGCGTGCACGAGGAGCGCGCGCTCGTGCCGGCGGGCTCTGACCTTGGCACGGCGATCCGGCGCGGGCGCGAGGTCGTCGAGCGCGGCGATGCGGAGACGAAGGCGCTGCTCGTCATCTCGGACGGAGAAGACCACGGATCATCGATCTCCGGCGCCGTCAACGAAGCGCGCGACGCCGGCGTCCGGCTGTACAGCGCAGGCGTCGGCACCGAAGCCGGCGCGGCCGTGCTGGACACCGACCCCGCAACCGGCGCCGCGACGCCGCGCATCGACCGCGAGGGCGTGCCGGTGATCACGCGGCTCGATCCGCTCTCGCTGCGATTGATGGCCGAGAGCGGCGGCGGCGAGTACATCGAACTGGCGGGCGCGGGACTGCCGCTCACCGGCCTGGCGTCCGAACTTGCCGCGCTCGACGCGACAACGTTCGCGTCGGAGGTGCGCCCGGAGCGTATCGACCGCTTCGTCGTCTTCGCCTGGGCGGCGCTCGCCGTCGCGCTCGCTGCGACAGTGGTGCCGGCGATCGCAACGTGGCGCCGCGGTGCCACAGGGGCGACGCCATGGCGCAGGCTCTGGCCGCTCGCCGGCGCCGGCATGCTGATCGGCGCCGTCTGCGCGAGCGACGTCGTCGAGTTGAACCGGCGCGGGAACGAACGGTACGCCGACGCCGACTACGCGGGCGCCATCGACGTCTATCGCACGGCGGAAGCCTTGGACCCCGAACAGCGGGAGTTGTTTCACAACGCGAGCAACGCACTGCACCAGGCTGAACGCATCAACGAAGCGATCGATGAAGCGAAGCGGGGATTGCCCGCCGATGACGACGCCCTGGCGGCAAAGATCGAGTATGCGCTCGGCAACCACTACGTCGCCGCGGAACGCTTGCAGGAAGCACTGGAAGCGTACAAGCGCTCATTGCTCGCCGATCCGGACGACGACGATGCCAAGCACAACCTGGAGGTCATCGCGCGCCAACTTGCTGAGACGCCTTCGCCCACGCCGACGCCCGAAGCGCCGCAGATAGAGGTGACACCGACGCCCGGCGCCGGTGACGAAGATCCGAGCGGTAGCGGCGACGGCGGCGCGGGCACGCCGCAGGCCGGCGACCCGGGCGACGACAACGCCACCCCCGACGCGAACGCCTCGCCGCAGCCCTCCGGGGACAGCCAACTGACGCCCGAGCAGTTGCAGCAAGCGCTCGACGAAGCGCTGCGCGGCATCGACGAAGATTTCACGGTCGAGGAGGCACTCCGCGCGCTCGACCTGCTCGAACAGCAGAACCGGCGTCAATTGGAAGCGCGACAGGAGAGCGCCGGCGGCGCGCCCGACTACTAG
- a CDS encoding phosphoglucomutase/phosphomannomutase family protein, with protein MTNEPRPPVSIKFGTDGWRAIIGEDYTFENVRACAASAAMYLQRHGLADRGMVIGYDARFASADFAVAAAEVVAAHGIKVALSDALCPTPVVSYSIIDRRAGGGIVITASHNPWRWNGFKYKPEYGGSASPEVVEELESVLPDLVRVRMPRLEIEQAKRDGLVQEFDARTAYRAQLARLVDIERLKSAGFNVCYDAMYGTGAGYYTALLEGGKTKITELHGFVNPTFPGMHAPEPIARNLGDMETTMRNGGFDAGVAHDGDADRVGIADENGNFINQLQVFALLAYYMLEYRGDRGPIIKSITTTSMVEKLGEIYGVPVHETKVGFKFLGPKMMESDALIAGEESGGYGFRGHVPERDGILAGLYMLDFIARAGKRPSELLAELYEKVGPHHYDRVDIALREDQRDAIVKRAAAARPDVIGGIKVTSIDTTDGFRFSLGDTGWLLLRFSGTEPLVRIYTEVRGDPDLVQKVLAEGREIVGL; from the coding sequence ATGACGAACGAACCTCGCCCGCCGGTCTCGATCAAGTTCGGCACGGACGGCTGGCGCGCGATCATCGGCGAAGACTACACCTTCGAAAACGTGCGTGCCTGTGCCGCGAGCGCGGCGATGTACCTGCAGCGCCACGGCCTTGCCGATCGCGGCATGGTCATCGGCTACGACGCGCGCTTCGCGTCTGCCGACTTTGCGGTCGCGGCTGCCGAGGTGGTCGCCGCGCACGGCATCAAGGTGGCGTTGAGCGATGCGCTCTGCCCGACGCCCGTCGTCAGCTATTCAATCATCGATCGGCGCGCGGGAGGGGGCATCGTCATCACTGCCAGTCACAACCCGTGGCGGTGGAACGGCTTCAAGTACAAGCCCGAATACGGCGGCAGCGCGTCGCCCGAGGTGGTCGAGGAGCTGGAAAGCGTGCTGCCCGACCTGGTGCGCGTCCGCATGCCACGGCTAGAGATCGAGCAGGCGAAGCGCGACGGTCTCGTGCAAGAGTTCGATGCGCGCACGGCCTACAGGGCGCAACTCGCGCGCCTCGTCGACATCGAGCGCCTGAAGTCCGCCGGCTTTAATGTCTGCTACGACGCGATGTACGGCACAGGCGCGGGCTACTATACGGCGCTCCTCGAAGGCGGCAAGACGAAGATCACCGAACTGCACGGGTTCGTCAACCCAACGTTCCCCGGCATGCACGCGCCGGAACCGATCGCGCGCAACCTGGGCGACATGGAGACGACGATGCGCAACGGCGGCTTCGACGCCGGCGTCGCGCACGATGGCGACGCGGATCGCGTCGGCATTGCCGACGAGAACGGCAACTTCATCAACCAGCTCCAGGTCTTCGCGCTGCTCGCCTATTACATGCTGGAGTACCGCGGCGACCGCGGCCCGATCATCAAGTCGATCACGACGACGTCGATGGTGGAGAAGCTCGGCGAGATCTACGGCGTCCCCGTGCACGAGACCAAGGTCGGATTCAAGTTCCTCGGCCCGAAGATGATGGAGTCAGACGCGCTGATCGCCGGCGAGGAGAGCGGCGGCTACGGCTTTCGAGGGCACGTCCCGGAGCGCGACGGCATCCTCGCGGGTCTGTACATGCTCGACTTCATCGCGCGCGCCGGTAAGCGTCCGAGCGAGTTGCTCGCGGAGCTTTACGAGAAGGTCGGCCCTCATCACTACGACCGCGTCGACATCGCCCTGCGCGAAGACCAGCGCGACGCGATCGTGAAGCGGGCCGCCGCCGCCCGCCCCGACGTGATCGGCGGCATCAAGGTCACCAGCATCGACACGACCGATGGATTCCGCTTCAGCCTGGGCGATACGGGCTGGCTGCTGCTCCGGTTCAGCGGCACGGAGCCGCTCGTCCGCATCTACACCGAGGTGCGGGGCGACCCTGATCTCGTGCAAAAGGTGCTCGCGGAGGGGCGGGAGATCGTCGGGCTCTAA